A part of Bosea sp. (in: a-proteobacteria) genomic DNA contains:
- a CDS encoding SDR family oxidoreductase, whose amino-acid sequence MSQHQKVALVTGASAGIGRAVATAFLNAGYSVVLTARRHDALEETARLAGAAPEKVLAHACDITEPASVAGLFAACRARFGRLDVLFNNAGVNAPGGVLLEDLTYEQWKACVDTNLTGPFLCTQEAFRMMKAQEPRGGRIINNGSVSAHAPRPNSAPYAATKHAITGLTKSTSLDGRKYDIACGQIDIGNALTEMAAAMTKGVPQADGSVRIEPVMDVRHVADAVLHMAGLPLSANVLFMTVMASAMPFVGRG is encoded by the coding sequence ATGTCCCAGCATCAGAAGGTGGCGCTCGTCACCGGAGCCAGCGCCGGCATCGGCCGTGCGGTCGCCACCGCCTTCCTCAACGCCGGCTACAGCGTGGTTCTGACCGCACGCCGTCACGACGCCCTTGAGGAGACCGCACGGCTCGCTGGCGCGGCGCCCGAAAAGGTTCTGGCCCATGCCTGCGACATCACCGAACCGGCCTCTGTCGCAGGCCTGTTCGCGGCCTGCCGTGCCCGCTTTGGCCGCCTCGACGTGCTGTTCAACAATGCCGGAGTCAACGCACCCGGCGGCGTCCTGCTCGAGGATCTGACATATGAGCAATGGAAGGCCTGCGTAGACACCAACCTGACAGGCCCCTTCCTGTGCACGCAGGAAGCCTTCCGCATGATGAAGGCGCAGGAGCCGCGCGGCGGCCGCATCATCAACAACGGCTCTGTCTCAGCCCACGCGCCGCGTCCCAACTCCGCGCCCTATGCCGCGACCAAGCACGCGATCACCGGCCTCACCAAATCCACCTCGCTGGACGGCCGCAAATATGACATCGCGTGCGGCCAGATCGACATCGGCAATGCGCTCACCGAGATGGCGGCGGCGATGACGAAGGGGGTCCCCCAGGCGGACGGCTCGGTTCGCATCGAGCCGGTGATGGATGTGCGCCATGTCGCCGATGCCGTGCTGCACATGGCCGGCCTGCCGCTATCCGCCAACGTGCTGTTCATGACGGTGATGGCCAGCGCCATGCCGTTCGTCGGACGAGGCTGA
- a CDS encoding glutathione S-transferase family protein, with protein MGLTIWGRMNSINVQKVVWAAEEMELGYERHDAGMAFGIVNTPEYRAMNPNGLVPVIDDGGFVLWESNTIVRYLASAHGTDTLWPEDPVERADGERWMDWQATSFYPAYAPAFMGLVRTAPDKRDMAAIEASRAKAETLLAVLDAHLAGRDYLGARFGVAELALGPTVHRWLNMPVARLPRPHVEAWHRRILSRPSAACFSALPVT; from the coding sequence ATGGGCTTGACCATCTGGGGCCGGATGAACTCGATCAATGTCCAGAAGGTGGTCTGGGCGGCAGAGGAAATGGAGCTCGGCTATGAGCGGCATGATGCCGGCATGGCCTTCGGCATCGTGAACACGCCGGAATATCGCGCCATGAACCCGAACGGGCTTGTGCCTGTCATCGACGATGGCGGCTTCGTGCTGTGGGAATCCAACACCATCGTGCGCTATCTGGCCTCAGCCCATGGCACGGACACGCTCTGGCCGGAAGATCCGGTGGAGCGCGCGGATGGCGAGCGCTGGATGGACTGGCAGGCGACGAGCTTCTATCCGGCCTATGCGCCCGCCTTCATGGGCCTTGTCAGGACGGCGCCGGACAAGCGCGACATGGCTGCGATCGAGGCCTCGCGCGCCAAGGCTGAAACGCTGCTGGCCGTGCTCGATGCTCATCTTGCCGGGCGGGACTATCTGGGCGCGCGCTTCGGCGTGGCGGAACTGGCGCTGGGTCCGACGGTTCACCGCTGGCTCAACATGCCGGTCGCGCGCCTGCCGCGGCCCCATGTCGAGGCCTGGCACCGGCGCATCCTGTCGCGGCCGAGCGCAGCCTGCTTCAGCGCGCTGCCGGTGACCTGA
- a CDS encoding DUF218 domain-containing protein, which produces MFFYLSKIFWLVAAPTHLLVLVAALGILLLFTRFMRQGRLLALAGVAGLLIIGATPVGRMLTRPLEDRFPRPDVASGITGMIVLGGAIGTARGEVVFNEAATRMTASIELAHRFPGARIAFTGGSAALIGRADMSEAEAARRFYLSQGIAAERLILEDKSRNTRQNAILLKPLLRQKPGERWLLVTSASHMPRSVGIFRKAGIEVIPYPVDFTTSGTLRDFIGVNREFVDGLKRTDNAVREWVGLLAYRLVGYTDAILPSPSPGSSSAP; this is translated from the coding sequence ATGTTCTTCTACCTCAGCAAGATTTTCTGGCTCGTTGCCGCCCCCACCCACCTTCTGGTTCTGGTCGCGGCGCTCGGAATCCTGCTCCTTTTCACCCGTTTCATGCGCCAGGGCCGCCTGCTGGCGCTGGCCGGCGTTGCGGGCCTGCTGATCATCGGCGCAACGCCTGTGGGCCGCATGCTGACCCGCCCGCTGGAGGATCGCTTCCCGCGGCCCGATGTCGCCTCGGGCATCACGGGCATGATTGTGCTCGGCGGCGCCATCGGCACGGCGCGTGGAGAGGTGGTCTTCAACGAGGCAGCGACACGCATGACCGCCAGCATAGAGCTGGCGCACCGCTTCCCCGGTGCCAGGATCGCCTTCACTGGCGGCAGCGCGGCCCTGATCGGGCGGGCCGACATGAGCGAGGCCGAGGCCGCGCGCCGCTTCTATCTCTCGCAGGGCATCGCCGCCGAACGCCTGATCCTCGAGGACAAATCCCGCAACACCCGCCAGAACGCCATCCTGCTCAAGCCCCTTCTGAGGCAGAAGCCCGGCGAACGCTGGCTGCTCGTCACCTCCGCTTCCCATATGCCGCGCTCTGTCGGCATCTTCCGCAAGGCGGGCATTGAGGTCATTCCGTACCCTGTAGATTTCACCACCTCGGGCACGCTGCGCGACTTCATCGGCGTCAACCGGGAATTCGTGGATGGCTTAAAGCGCACCGATAACGCCGTACGTGAATGGGTAGGGCTGCTGGCCTATCGTTTGGTGGGCTACACCGACGCGATTTTGCCCTCGCCATCGCCCGGTTCATCCTCGGCGCCCTGA
- a CDS encoding DUF3253 domain-containing protein, producing MLEQTILELVEHRGAGKTICPSEVARALGGPQPEAWGRLMQPVRQAAIRLARQDRLSILRKGRVVDPGDFKGVYRLGAPQASQGAEDEPGDGEGKIASV from the coding sequence ATGCTCGAACAGACCATTCTCGAATTGGTCGAACATCGCGGGGCGGGCAAGACGATCTGCCCCTCGGAGGTGGCGCGCGCGCTGGGCGGCCCCCAGCCCGAAGCCTGGGGACGGCTGATGCAGCCGGTGCGACAGGCGGCGATCAGGCTTGCGCGTCAGGACAGGCTGTCGATCCTGCGCAAGGGGCGGGTGGTGGACCCCGGCGACTTCAAGGGCGTCTATCGCCTCGGCGCGCCGCAAGCCTCTCAGGGCGCCGAGGATGAACCGGGCGATGGCGAGGGCAAAATCGCGTCGGTGTAG
- a CDS encoding DUF599 family protein: MNGFEGQDLVALISFIGAWVGYHLAVERGPHAGRSLNARMNLRRRRWFEQSLARDNRIIDTQVMNGLQNGTAFFASTSLIAVGGAATMLGATDSIMTLTRDLPLAGVTSRFVWEVKVIGLAAIFAYAFFKFAWSYRLMNYSAILLGALPPAAARESAEAKQALEACIAMNIAAGRHFNRGQRAFFFVLAYLGWFIGPVALGVLTAAVMVVMWNRQFGKGASEALAETGANP, translated from the coding sequence GTGAACGGATTCGAAGGCCAAGATCTCGTGGCGCTGATCAGCTTCATCGGAGCCTGGGTCGGCTACCATCTCGCGGTCGAGCGCGGGCCGCATGCCGGGCGCAGCCTCAATGCCCGGATGAACCTGCGCCGACGCCGATGGTTCGAGCAGAGTTTGGCGCGCGACAACCGGATCATCGACACCCAGGTGATGAATGGACTGCAGAACGGCACGGCCTTTTTTGCCTCAACCTCGCTGATCGCGGTGGGTGGCGCAGCAACGATGCTGGGCGCGACCGACTCGATCATGACCCTGACCAGGGACCTGCCGCTTGCGGGCGTCACGAGCCGCTTTGTCTGGGAGGTCAAGGTGATCGGGCTGGCGGCGATCTTCGCCTATGCATTCTTCAAGTTCGCGTGGAGCTACCGGCTCATGAACTACAGCGCGATCCTGCTCGGCGCGTTGCCGCCCGCGGCGGCGCGCGAGAGCGCAGAGGCGAAGCAGGCGCTTGAGGCCTGCATCGCCATGAACATCGCGGCTGGCCGGCATTTCAACCGGGGGCAGCGCGCTTTCTTCTTCGTGCTGGCCTATCTGGGCTGGTTCATCGGGCCGGTGGCCCTGGGCGTGCTCACGGCGGCGGTGATGGTGGTGATGTGGAACAGGCAGTTCGGCAAGGGCGCGTCCGAAGCGCTGGCCGAGACAGGAGCGAACCCGTGA
- a CDS encoding rhodanese-like domain-containing protein, whose protein sequence is MPQTINRGYKALLAEAAGTVETLDIAAAAALHGRDDVVFVDLRDPRELEREGKLPGAFHCPRGMLEFWIDPESPYAKPVFQEDKRFVFFCAGGWRSALAAKAAQEMGLKPVAHIAGGFGAWKTAGQPVEPPAPRPARA, encoded by the coding sequence ATGCCGCAGACCATCAACAGGGGCTACAAGGCCCTGCTCGCTGAAGCCGCAGGCACGGTGGAGACGCTCGACATCGCCGCAGCCGCAGCGTTGCACGGCCGAGATGACGTGGTGTTCGTGGACCTGCGTGACCCGCGCGAGCTGGAGCGCGAGGGCAAGCTGCCAGGCGCCTTCCACTGCCCCCGCGGCATGCTCGAATTCTGGATCGACCCCGAAAGCCCCTACGCCAAACCCGTGTTCCAGGAAGACAAGCGATTTGTCTTCTTCTGCGCAGGCGGCTGGCGCTCGGCTCTGGCTGCCAAGGCGGCGCAGGAGATGGGCCTCAAGCCCGTCGCCCATATCGCAGGCGGCTTTGGCGCGTGGAAGACGGCCGGACAGCCGGTCGAGCCGCCGGCGCCGCGCCCCGCAAGGGCCTGA
- a CDS encoding acylphosphatase (catalyzes the hydrolysis of acylphosphate) produces the protein MWAVSRASGHGLTGWARNLGDGAVEMMLCGDGASIAAMLADCWTGPPMAEVASVSSQDASPEQLAPGAGQGGFIVLPNG, from the coding sequence ATGTGGGCTGTGTCGCGCGCCAGCGGCCACGGGCTCACGGGCTGGGCGCGCAATCTGGGCGATGGAGCCGTCGAGATGATGCTGTGCGGCGATGGCGCTTCGATCGCGGCCATGCTCGCCGATTGCTGGACAGGTCCGCCGATGGCCGAGGTCGCGAGCGTCTCCTCGCAGGATGCATCGCCCGAGCAACTCGCGCCCGGCGCAGGGCAGGGCGGCTTCATCGTGCTGCCGAACGGCTGA
- a CDS encoding gamma-glutamylcyclotransferase gives MPLYFAYGANMDREAMAVRCPGGRPLGPARLARHRFIITRDGYASVLRDPRSTVHGVLWRLALSDIAALDKFEEVDRGLYAKIGQPVIGEGGPRRALVYVGTTAQAGAPRPGYLEGVLASAESWNLPVAYRQEIARFLRAGPGQSAAPVAMKKAVQPRAAAPSTTVGAADRASDAWSWKP, from the coding sequence GTGCCGCTCTATTTCGCCTATGGCGCCAACATGGACCGTGAGGCGATGGCCGTGCGCTGCCCCGGCGGGCGCCCGTTGGGGCCCGCCCGGCTGGCCCGCCACCGCTTCATCATCACGCGCGATGGCTACGCCTCGGTGCTGCGCGATCCGCGCTCCACGGTTCATGGCGTGCTGTGGCGGCTGGCGCTTTCGGACATCGCCGCGCTCGACAAATTCGAGGAAGTGGACCGCGGGCTTTACGCCAAGATCGGGCAGCCGGTGATCGGCGAAGGCGGGCCGCGACGGGCGCTTGTCTATGTCGGCACGACCGCGCAAGCCGGCGCGCCGCGCCCGGGCTATCTTGAAGGCGTCCTCGCCAGCGCCGAAAGCTGGAATCTTCCCGTGGCTTACCGGCAGGAGATCGCGCGATTCCTTCGCGCTGGGCCAGGGCAGAGTGCCGCGCCGGTCGCAATGAAAAAGGCCGTGCAGCCACGCGCCGCAGCCCCGAGCACAACCGTCGGGGCTGCTGACCGCGCCTCCGATGCCTGGAGCTGGAAGCCGTGA
- a CDS encoding carbonic anhydrase, translating into MPGGRPVLSRQEGLPEALVAGYEAFVDGRLPEEQQRFADLASSGQSPRIMLVGCCDSRVPPEVIFNARPGELFVVRNVANLVPPYKPDGELHGTSAALEYAVQALKVEHIVVMGHGRCGGVRAFAERDRQALSPGDFVGRWMSLLEPAAACIAAEEQTSLDRFAALLEVASLIQSLRNLRTFPCVSILEERGTLKLHGAHFDVRTGALSWLREADGTLSPVRTVRAPRRIIACSEAAD; encoded by the coding sequence ATGCCGGGCGGGCGGCCTGTCCTGAGCCGGCAGGAGGGCCTGCCAGAGGCGTTGGTCGCTGGCTACGAGGCGTTCGTGGACGGGCGCCTGCCCGAAGAGCAGCAGCGCTTCGCCGACCTCGCCTCGAGCGGCCAATCGCCCCGGATCATGCTGGTCGGGTGCTGCGACAGCCGCGTGCCGCCCGAGGTCATCTTCAATGCACGGCCGGGCGAGCTGTTCGTGGTGCGCAACGTCGCCAATCTGGTTCCGCCTTACAAGCCTGATGGCGAACTTCATGGCACGAGCGCGGCTCTCGAATACGCCGTGCAGGCGCTCAAGGTCGAGCATATCGTGGTGATGGGCCATGGCCGGTGCGGCGGCGTCCGGGCCTTTGCGGAGCGTGACCGCCAGGCCCTTTCGCCGGGGGATTTCGTGGGCCGCTGGATGTCGCTGCTCGAACCTGCCGCCGCCTGCATAGCCGCTGAGGAGCAGACGAGCCTTGACCGCTTCGCCGCGCTTCTCGAAGTGGCGTCGCTGATTCAGAGCCTGCGCAACCTCAGGACATTTCCTTGCGTGAGCATCCTTGAGGAGCGCGGCACGCTCAAGCTGCATGGCGCGCATTTCGACGTGCGGACAGGCGCCTTGTCCTGGCTGCGCGAGGCCGATGGCACGCTCTCGCCGGTGAGGACGGTGCGTGCGCCGCGCCGCATCATCGCCTGTAGCGAAGCTGCTGACTGA
- a CDS encoding acetyl/propionyl/methylcrotonyl-CoA carboxylase subunit alpha: MFSKILIANRGEIACRVIKTARRMGIRTVAVYSDADKDALHVEMADEAVHLGPAPASQSYLVIERIIAACKQTGAEAVHPGYGFLSEREAFAQALKDNGITFIGPNPGAIAAMGDKIESKKAAAAAGVSTVPGYLGVIEDAVHATKIADEIGYPVMLKASAGGGGKGMRIAWNADEVQEGFDRSRSEAASSFGDDRMFVEKFIVNPRHIEIQVLGDKHGNVIYLGERECSVQRRNQKVVEEAPSPLLDEATRRRMGEQAVALAKAVNYDSAGTVEFVAGQDRSFFFLEMNTRLQVEHPVTEMITGVDLVEEMIRVACGEPLRMKQRDVRLDGWAVESRIYAEDPTRNFLPSTGRLVTYRPPVEGPDGEAVVRNDTGVFEGGEISIHYDPMIAKLVTHAPTRLAAIEAQARALDAFAIEGIRHNIPFLATLMGQERWRSGALSTGYIAEEFPEGFALRAPSGAAARRMAAVAFCIDHVQNLRKRAISQQMEGWRSVAFESERVVTLGTALFSAKVSGAIEAVNVAFDGGDAVQVTHEWRPGLPVWRGAVDGERIAVQVRAIPNGVTLAHAGAHVAARVYTRREAELAATMPQKQAADTSRVLLCPMPGLVKAIAVKEGQEIKAGEMLCIVEAMKMENVLRAERDVTVKRVNAREGDTLAVDAVIMEFA; encoded by the coding sequence ATGTTCTCGAAAATCCTGATCGCCAACCGCGGCGAGATCGCGTGCCGCGTCATCAAGACAGCGCGCCGCATGGGCATAAGGACGGTCGCCGTCTATTCGGACGCCGACAAGGACGCACTGCATGTCGAGATGGCGGATGAGGCGGTGCATCTCGGCCCTGCGCCCGCTTCCCAGAGCTATCTCGTCATCGAGCGCATCATTGCGGCCTGCAAGCAGACCGGCGCCGAAGCCGTCCATCCCGGATACGGGTTTTTGTCCGAGCGCGAGGCTTTCGCGCAGGCGCTGAAGGACAATGGCATCACCTTCATCGGCCCCAACCCCGGCGCTATCGCGGCGATGGGCGACAAGATCGAGAGCAAGAAGGCGGCGGCAGCTGCCGGCGTCTCCACCGTGCCGGGGTATCTGGGCGTGATCGAGGATGCGGTCCACGCCACCAAGATCGCCGACGAGATCGGCTATCCGGTCATGCTCAAGGCCTCGGCCGGCGGCGGCGGCAAGGGCATGCGAATCGCCTGGAATGCCGACGAGGTGCAGGAGGGCTTCGATCGCTCCCGCTCGGAGGCTGCATCCTCGTTCGGCGACGACCGCATGTTCGTGGAAAAGTTCATCGTCAACCCGCGTCACATCGAGATCCAGGTGCTGGGCGACAAGCATGGCAATGTGATCTACCTCGGCGAGCGCGAGTGCTCGGTTCAGCGCCGCAACCAGAAGGTGGTCGAGGAAGCCCCGTCGCCGCTGCTGGACGAGGCCACCCGCCGCAGGATGGGCGAGCAGGCCGTGGCGCTGGCGAAGGCGGTGAACTACGACTCCGCCGGCACTGTCGAGTTCGTCGCCGGGCAGGACCGCAGCTTCTTCTTCCTCGAAATGAACACCCGGCTGCAGGTCGAGCATCCGGTGACGGAAATGATCACCGGCGTCGATCTCGTCGAGGAGATGATCCGCGTCGCCTGTGGCGAGCCGCTGCGCATGAAGCAGCGCGATGTGCGGCTTGATGGCTGGGCTGTCGAGAGCCGCATCTATGCGGAGGACCCCACGCGCAACTTCCTGCCGTCGACCGGCCGGCTCGTGACCTACCGCCCCCCGGTGGAGGGACCCGATGGCGAGGCGGTGGTGCGCAATGACACCGGGGTGTTCGAGGGCGGCGAAATCTCGATCCATTACGATCCGATGATCGCCAAGCTGGTCACCCATGCGCCGACGCGCCTCGCTGCGATCGAGGCGCAGGCCCGGGCGCTGGATGCGTTCGCGATCGAGGGCATCCGGCACAACATCCCCTTCCTTGCCACGCTGATGGGGCAGGAGCGCTGGCGTTCGGGCGCGCTCTCGACGGGCTACATCGCGGAGGAGTTTCCCGAGGGCTTCGCCCTGCGCGCGCCATCCGGGGCGGCGGCTCGGCGCATGGCCGCCGTGGCCTTCTGCATCGATCATGTCCAGAACCTGCGCAAGCGCGCGATTTCGCAGCAGATGGAAGGCTGGCGGTCTGTCGCCTTCGAGAGCGAGCGCGTGGTGACGCTCGGGACGGCCTTGTTCTCGGCGAAGGTTTCGGGCGCGATCGAGGCTGTGAACGTGGCCTTTGATGGTGGCGACGCGGTGCAGGTCACGCATGAATGGCGGCCCGGCCTGCCGGTATGGCGCGGGGCCGTCGATGGCGAGCGCATCGCGGTGCAGGTGCGCGCGATCCCCAATGGCGTGACGCTGGCCCATGCAGGCGCCCATGTCGCGGCCCGGGTCTACACCCGCCGCGAGGCAGAACTGGCCGCCACAATGCCGCAGAAGCAGGCGGCGGACACCTCGCGGGTCCTGCTTTGCCCCATGCCGGGCCTTGTGAAAGCCATCGCCGTCAAGGAAGGTCAGGAGATCAAGGCCGGCGAAATGCTGTGCATCGTGGAGGCCATGAAGATGGAGAACGTGCTGCGCGCGGAGCGTGACGTCACCGTGAAGCGCGTGAATGCCCGCGAGGGCGACACGCTGGCGGTGGATGCCGTCATCATGGAGTTTGCCTGA
- a CDS encoding alpha/beta hydrolase, producing the protein MLDGFHLSYHAGAEPCVPVLLLHGTGGDENDLVAFGQTAAPDAALLGLRGRSPEGQVNRWFRRHGEGVFDLPDLEARAAELAAVIGSAGRRFGFSGPPIAIGYSNGANIAAALLMRHPEALAGAVLMRAMNGLSPTPGLDLGGKRVLLLSGRHDPLAPEASRAILVGSLQAAGASVDQRITAPGHSLDRGDVEAVRDWLTPPAG; encoded by the coding sequence ATGCTCGATGGCTTTCATCTCAGCTATCACGCAGGCGCGGAGCCGTGCGTGCCTGTGCTGCTGCTCCATGGCACGGGCGGCGACGAGAATGATCTTGTCGCGTTTGGTCAAACGGCCGCGCCAGACGCCGCCCTGCTGGGGCTGCGCGGCCGCTCGCCCGAAGGCCAGGTCAACCGCTGGTTCCGCCGTCACGGCGAGGGCGTGTTTGACCTGCCTGACCTTGAGGCGCGGGCCGCGGAGCTTGCCGCGGTGATCGGCAGCGCGGGGCGGCGCTTCGGCTTCAGCGGCCCGCCCATCGCGATCGGCTATTCCAACGGCGCCAACATCGCTGCGGCCCTGCTCATGCGTCACCCCGAAGCGCTTGCCGGCGCGGTCCTGATGCGCGCCATGAATGGGCTGTCGCCCACCCCTGGCCTCGACCTCGGCGGCAAGCGGGTGCTGCTGCTCAGCGGGCGACATGACCCGCTCGCGCCCGAGGCAAGCCGGGCCATCCTTGTAGGCAGTCTGCAGGCCGCCGGCGCAAGCGTCGATCAGCGCATCACTGCGCCCGGACACAGCCTCGATCGCGGCGATGTCGAGGCGGTGCGGGACTGGCTCACGCCGCCCGCAGGCTGA
- a CDS encoding HAD-IA family hydrolase, which translates to MSTDLVLFDLDGTLLDSGRIIIGAQELTAQAHGLVHPGLDKGFAIVGLSLDIALAELFGDVVPREELAATYKRIFNDMRGSEGFEEPLFEGIAGVLASLSSRPATTLGIATGKTLRGVHYVVDLHGWDGLFATIQTADSAPSKPDPGMVLQAMAATGAQPARTVMIGDSVHDMRMAKAAGVAAIAVSWGFQPASMLVEAGADLVAKHADELPRLIAEALSLRAA; encoded by the coding sequence ATGAGCACCGACCTTGTCCTGTTCGACCTGGACGGCACGCTGCTCGACTCGGGCCGCATCATCATCGGGGCGCAGGAGCTGACCGCGCAGGCTCACGGCCTTGTCCATCCCGGCCTCGACAAGGGCTTCGCCATCGTCGGGCTCTCGCTCGACATCGCGCTGGCGGAGCTGTTCGGCGATGTCGTGCCGCGCGAGGAACTGGCCGCAACCTACAAGCGGATATTCAACGACATGCGCGGGAGCGAGGGCTTCGAGGAGCCCTTGTTCGAGGGCATCGCGGGCGTGCTGGCCAGCCTTTCGAGCCGGCCCGCAACCACTCTGGGCATCGCCACGGGGAAGACGCTGCGCGGCGTCCATTATGTGGTCGATCTGCATGGCTGGGACGGGCTGTTCGCCACGATCCAGACGGCCGACAGCGCGCCGTCCAAACCCGATCCCGGCATGGTCCTTCAGGCCATGGCAGCGACCGGCGCGCAGCCCGCCCGCACCGTCATGATCGGGGACAGCGTGCACGACATGCGGATGGCGAAGGCGGCCGGCGTGGCGGCCATCGCGGTGTCCTGGGGCTTCCAGCCGGCCTCGATGCTGGTGGAGGCCGGCGCCGACCTGGTGGCGAAGCATGCCGACGAATTGCCGCGCCTGATAGCCGAAGCGCTCAGCCTGCGGGCGGCGTGA
- a CDS encoding RluA family pseudouridine synthase: MRVDRFLIARFPQLPFSHIQRIARKGELRVDMKRVDTNDRIEAGQKVRVPPLKLAADGQRPRGQQFKEGDVRAFLKSITLYEDADVLVIDKPAGLAVQGGSGTTRHVDGMLMALAEDEAQRPRLVHRLDKDTAGCLVIAKTRFAASTLAKTFRSRAARKIYWALVYLVPRVKQGRISTYLAREAQVDGDSRMKVAQHGDEGAQHAVTYYATVETAAQKVAWLSLKPVTGRTHQLRAHAAHIGHPIIGDPKYFDRHNAEIPGGVQNRLHLLARRIVLPHPRGQGVIDVTAPLPDHMKQSWNLLGFDSSPYDPIVEAPDE; this comes from the coding sequence ATGCGGGTGGACCGCTTCCTGATCGCGCGTTTCCCGCAGCTGCCCTTCAGCCATATCCAGCGGATCGCCCGGAAGGGCGAATTGCGCGTGGACATGAAGCGGGTCGACACCAATGACCGCATCGAGGCGGGCCAGAAGGTGCGCGTGCCGCCGCTGAAGCTCGCCGCTGACGGGCAGCGCCCGCGCGGCCAGCAGTTCAAGGAGGGCGACGTGCGCGCCTTCCTCAAATCCATCACCCTTTATGAGGATGCCGACGTGCTGGTCATCGACAAGCCCGCCGGTCTGGCGGTGCAGGGCGGCTCGGGCACGACGCGCCATGTCGACGGCATGCTGATGGCGCTGGCCGAGGATGAGGCGCAGCGCCCCCGCCTGGTGCATCGCCTCGACAAGGACACGGCCGGTTGCCTCGTGATCGCCAAGACCCGCTTCGCCGCCTCCACGCTGGCCAAGACCTTCCGGTCCCGGGCGGCGCGCAAGATCTACTGGGCGCTGGTCTATCTGGTGCCGCGCGTCAAGCAGGGGCGCATCTCGACCTATCTCGCGCGAGAAGCGCAGGTCGATGGCGACAGCCGCATGAAGGTGGCGCAGCATGGCGACGAGGGCGCGCAACACGCCGTGACCTATTACGCCACCGTGGAGACGGCGGCGCAGAAGGTGGCCTGGCTCTCGCTCAAGCCCGTGACCGGGCGCACGCACCAGCTGCGGGCCCATGCCGCCCACATCGGGCACCCGATCATCGGCGATCCGAAATATTTTGACCGGCACAATGCCGAGATTCCGGGCGGCGTCCAGAACCGGCTGCATCTGCTGGCGCGGCGCATCGTGCTGCCGCATCCGCGCGGTCAGGGCGTGATCGACGTCACCGCGCCGCTGCCGGACCACATGAAGCAGAGCTGGAACCTGCTCGGCTTCGATTCCTCCCCCTATGATCCCATCGTGGAAGCGCCTGACGAATGA
- the crcB gene encoding fluoride efflux transporter CrcB, producing MKSVLLVFLGAGLGGVLRHGVNMACLRWFGPGFPWSTLGVNVAGSLAMGFLAGWFLLRGDAAWAQDARLLAATGFLGGFTTFSAFSLDAVSLMQRGEVLQAGAYVAASVALSIAALVAGLGLVRAVS from the coding sequence ATGAAATCCGTCCTTCTCGTCTTTCTTGGAGCTGGTCTGGGCGGGGTGCTGCGCCATGGCGTGAACATGGCGTGCCTGCGCTGGTTCGGGCCGGGCTTTCCTTGGAGCACGCTGGGGGTCAATGTCGCGGGTTCGCTCGCCATGGGCTTTCTGGCTGGCTGGTTCCTGCTGCGCGGGGACGCTGCCTGGGCGCAGGATGCGCGCCTTCTGGCGGCAACCGGATTTCTCGGTGGGTTCACGACGTTTTCCGCGTTTTCCCTGGATGCCGTCTCGCTTATGCAGCGCGGCGAAGTCTTGCAGGCTGGCGCTTATGTGGCCGCTTCTGTGGCGCTGTCGATTGCCGCGCTGGTCGCTGGCCTCGGCCTGGTGAGGGCAGTATCGTGA
- a CDS encoding PEGA domain-containing protein produces MSILKLLCVAALGLLCANCATVTRGTTSQVQIFSEPSGADVATSTGFRCTTPCTLTIDRKQEFTVSMSKPGYKPVEVPVRTQVAGTGAAGFAGNIIAGGLVGMAADAATGATLEHVPNPVSATLQPVDSPSRPQNRRKPQPSVAAPAERQLPPIPAAPAPLQAKLPETS; encoded by the coding sequence ATGTCAATTCTGAAACTTTTATGTGTGGCGGCCCTCGGGCTGCTTTGCGCCAACTGCGCCACGGTCACGCGGGGCACGACCAGCCAGGTGCAGATCTTTTCAGAACCCTCAGGCGCGGACGTGGCGACTTCGACCGGCTTTCGCTGCACGACTCCCTGCACGCTGACGATCGACCGCAAGCAGGAGTTCACCGTGAGCATGTCGAAGCCCGGATACAAACCGGTCGAGGTTCCGGTCCGCACGCAGGTTGCCGGCACCGGCGCGGCCGGCTTCGCTGGCAACATCATCGCTGGCGGGTTGGTCGGCATGGCCGCCGATGCGGCCACGGGCGCCACGCTCGAGCATGTGCCCAATCCGGTCTCCGCCACCTTGCAGCCGGTCGACAGCCCAAGTCGTCCCCAGAATAGGCGCAAGCCGCAGCCCTCGGTCGCAGCGCCGGCGGAGCGCCAGCTTCCGCCCATACCCGCCGCGCCAGCGCCGCTTCAGGCCAAACTGCCCGAAACCTCCTGA